DNA from Desulfovibrio porci:
GTAATGACGCGGCGAACATAGCCGCGCGCATTCCGGTCCGCAAGAAAAATTTTCGAACGACGCCCCGGAGCCGTCAACGCAGTTGCTTGAGCGCCCGCCGCGCAATCTCAGCTATGAGCGCATCCGTGGAACAGGCTTCAGGCCCGCATGCCCCCTGCCCCGCTCCACGACAGGCTGCCGCCCGCAACGGGTACGGTTTGCAGAAAGCGCGCGCCTGCGCCGGTGAGTATCCAGGCAGGATTGATCCACCTTTCGCGCAGCAGCGTGAGCAGCCACTCCGACGGAATGGAGCCGCGCCGCCTGGCATCGGAAACAACGAATTGCCGCAGCCCCAGAAATGCCGCCAGTTCAGACTGGTTATGGCATTCCGCGGCCTCAAGCAGGCGGTTCCAGCGGGCTTCGGGGTCTGCCTGATACAGGAGGGAACCATAGGGGGCAGGGTCTTCGGTCATGTCAGCTCTCCGGCGTTGCTGATGGCAACCGCCGATAGGAGCAATTGCCGGGAGCTGACTACCGCCCAAGGACGGCGGGTTTATTCCCTTCCCGGAGGAAAGTTTTGTATTCACCGCACTCCCGACAGCATACGCAGAGAGACAGCCATACTTACCGAAGCAAGCATACCCCGCGCGTGTCGGCGGCGGTCCACCTTGGGTAAGGTGTAGTCAGCACCTGCGGGGAATATGCCCGAAAGGCGTTGAAAGCGCCCATGAACGCCAAGGTCCCGCGCTGAATCAACGCGGGGGCCTTGGCGTGGCGGTTTGTTATGGGAAATTTTCGTTTCAGAAAAAGAAAAAACCCGGCGTTTTCACAACGTCCGGGTTTGTTTTTCTGGTAGCAAGGGAGGGATTTGAACCCCCGACACTGCGGGTATGAACCGCATGCTCTGACCAACTGAGCTACCTTGCCATACTGCGTCCGGTGGCGACGCGTCGATTTGTTTATACAATTTGCCTCTGCTTGGCAAGCGCTTTTTGCGCCGCCCGTCAATTAACCATGAAATAATAGATAAAGGGTGCGATCAGCAGGCGGTAAACGGCAAAGGGCACCAGGGTCATCCGCCCCACCAGGGCCACGAATGCCTTCACCGCCAGCAGGGCCGAAATGAAGGAACCCACCATGCCCACGGCGAAAAAGGGAATATCCGCCGCCGTGAACAGGCTGAGATTCTTGAGCATGTCAAAACCCGTGGCCGCCACCATGATGGGTACCGCCGCGATAAAAGAATATTCCGCCGCCAGCGGCCGTTTTGCCCCCAGCAGCATGCCGCCCATGATGGTGGACGCCGAGCGCGAAAAGCCGGGCCAGAGGGCCAGACACTGAAAACAGCCGATGCCCAGTGCCAGACGCGGCGTCATATCGTCTAGGCTGATGCAGGTGGGCTTGTGCTTGCGCCGCTCTACCAGGATCATGCACACGGCTCCCACCACCAGGGCGATGAGCACGGTGGCGGGCCGGAACAGATATTCCTTGATCATGGAGTGGAACAGCAGGCCCATCACGCTGGCGGGCAGCGAAGTAAGGATCAGCAGCCAGATGCCGCGCATGCCGGCGAAGCGCACATAGGGCTGGGGCCGGACCAGGCCCCAGAAGCGCTTCCAGTACAGCACCACCACAGCCATGATGGCCCCGAGCTGGATGACCACTTCAAACGTGGCGGCCCGGTCGCCCACAAAGTTGAGCAGGTCGCCCACAAGAATCAGGTGGCCCGAGGAGGAAACCGGCAGAAATTCGGTCAGTCCCTCCACTATGCTCAGAATAAGAGCGGTGAGCAGATTATCCATATCTGGCCTCCGGACGGGCCGCCGTGGCGCGGTGTCCGCTGTTTTTCGTTGTCCGTCCGCGTTGCGGCAGTGCCGGCGCGGCATTGCCAAAAAGCCGTACCGTGGCTATGTAACAAAAAAAGTGAGGACTACCCCGATGCCGACCATTATGCCCAAGAGTGAACTTGTGCGTCGAGCTTTCGCCTATCTGCAGGAGGAACGCAAACACGACCCCGGCAAAAGCCTGCCCAGCCTGCTGGACGAAGCGGGCATGCGCTTCAATCTCACGCCTGTGGACGCGGAAGCCCTGGAGCGTCTTTTACGCAGTGAGCAGAAGCTCAACTGAGGTTCCGTTCTTTTTTTCGTCAACGTTTGGCGTCAGCAGACCTTACGCGATTTCACTGCCGTCAGGCACGGGCTTGGCAACAGCCAGCAGGCTGAGTTCGTCCCCGCCCTGGGCGGTAAGCACCATGCCGTAGGACATCAGCCCCCGGATTTTGCGCGGCGCGAGATTCAGCACGGCGCAGACCTGCCTGCCCACCAGATTCTCGGGTTCGTAGTATTCTGCCAGTCCCGAAAGAATCTGGCGCGGCTGCCCTTCGCCGAAATCAATCTCCAGACGGAGGATGCGATCCGCGTTAGGGTGCCGCTCCGCAACACGCACCGTGCCCACCCGCAGATCCAGAGCCTTGAAGTGGTCAAAATCCACTTCAGACCGCCCCGCTTCCGTGGAAGGCGCGGGAACCTCCGCAGCAGCGGCGGACTTGTCCGCCTTTTTTTCTTTATGTTTTTCCTGAACCTTTGGCGCGGCGGCGTTCTTGTCCTCCGCCTCGGTCTTTTTCTTCACGTCGATGCGCGGAAAAAGATTGGACGCGGCCGCCACATGCGTGCCCGCGCCCAACCCGCCGAAGCAGGTGATTTCTTCTTCCAGGCCGGTTACCGGGGGCAGATTTTTTTCCGTGGGCTGGCCCAACTGTTCCAGCATCTGACGGGAGGCG
Protein-coding regions in this window:
- a CDS encoding helix-turn-helix domain-containing protein, with protein sequence MTEDPAPYGSLLYQADPEARWNRLLEAAECHNQSELAAFLGLRQFVVSDARRRGSIPSEWLLTLLRERWINPAWILTGAGARFLQTVPVAGGSLSWSGAGGMRA
- a CDS encoding undecaprenyl-diphosphate phosphatase; the encoded protein is MDNLLTALILSIVEGLTEFLPVSSSGHLILVGDLLNFVGDRAATFEVVIQLGAIMAVVVLYWKRFWGLVRPQPYVRFAGMRGIWLLILTSLPASVMGLLFHSMIKEYLFRPATVLIALVVGAVCMILVERRKHKPTCISLDDMTPRLALGIGCFQCLALWPGFSRSASTIMGGMLLGAKRPLAAEYSFIAAVPIMVAATGFDMLKNLSLFTAADIPFFAVGMVGSFISALLAVKAFVALVGRMTLVPFAVYRLLIAPFIYYFMVN